The nucleotide sequence GAAGCCGGTTGATAAACGTCCTCTTTGGGGACTCCTCCTAAATGCATTACATGAAAACTGGTAATGATCGCAAAGGGAGGGAGCTTATCTCTCCACACTTCGGGAGAATTTTCTCTGAACATTTCTCCTTCCGTATAAAACGGTTTGATCAGGAATAAACGATCAATATCTCTTTTTGGTCTGGGCTCGGGAAGAACGAGAGAATCTGCTACTAACTCGGGAGCTAATTTTAGAATTGATTTTAGGAAACTTTCCGCAGCGCTAAACTCTATCTCAAAAACGGAGGTAGAAGGAAGAATAAACTTTTCTTCGAATTCGACAAAGGAAGTGTGAAGATTATCCACATAGACGGAAAGTTCTTTGTTCCTTACATTCGAATGATTCTGCAAGAGCCTGTTTAATTCTTTAACTTCATTTAGCTTCATTTTTTCTTTTTCGGCAGGATCCTTACCTCGTACGGTTTGAGTAACTTGAAACCGGCAAAAGTTTTCTTACCGGAATGATTGATAAAAATTTCGTAGTTTTCGGACTTACCCTTTCTAAAACTACGCTCGATGGTAGGGCCGTAAAAAGTAAAAGGGATGCCCGCCATCCTTAAAGTTCTTCTGTACAAGAGCATAAACGAGATCGGGCTCAGACTCGCTCCAACGTATACGACAGATCCTTTTCCGAATCGATTACAAGTTATGACAGGTTTTCCTTTATAAAATTTCTTATTGTCGGAATATCTTGCCCAAACTTTGGCCGTTGTAGGTTCCAGGATCTCACAAATTTTCGAGCAGGTTCCCGGTAAAACTCTGAATCGGAAGTTTACGTTTCGATTCCCTACCGCTTCGAACTTTCTTACTTTGACTCCCGCCATTTCAGAAAATGGACCAGGCACTTGAGAATCCAACATCCAGGAATTTTTGTCCTTGAGACCTGCTCTATACCCTAAAATTAGAATACCTCCTTCTCTAACGAATTGTTCTAATTTTTTCACAATCGAGTCATTGACCATAGCATACAGTGGAAGTACCAAAACCTTGTACTTGGAAAAGTCTGTTTTGGAGACGGGCAAAAAATGTGTGTTTACATTCAGAATGTTCAGGCCTGCAAACCAAGTTGCCATCTCTATATCGTAGCCGACTTGTGCGAATGGAACGGGACTGTGTTTTAAACCGGAAGAGATGGGTTGGTGTTTGAAATTTCTCGCATTCTCTATATCATGAAGGACGGCAACATCTGCAGGAAAATGTTCCGAAGCAAAGTCATTCGCTTCCGGTAAGATCTCCGATATCCCTCTTTGTAATTCCAAGTATCTGTCCGTGAGAGATTTATCGTGATCTAAGATCCCGTAACAGAGTTGTTCTTGTCCGAATCTTGCCGTTCGATATCGGAAAAATATAATTTGTTCCGCACCCTGAACGATCGCTTGTTTCATCCAAAGCTGTACTTGTCCGGGTGCTGGAAGATATCCCAACGTATCGTGTCCTTGGAATCCTGAAATTTGTTCCATCACAGTAAACGGAAGATCTTTCAGACCTCGATTGTACTGATGCATTGCGGAGATAAATGGATGAGGAAAAGGTTCTTCTTGGTCTCCCCATGTCGGATAATTATCCCAAGATACGTAATCTAAATGAGTGAATAATTCGCTCATATCGATTACAGGAAGAAAGGGACTCGGATATAAATTCGTAGTGAGTTTCCGATTCGGAGAAAACTTTCGAACAATATCAGATTGCAGTTTTACAAAATCCACGATCGTATCCGAATGGAATCTGTAGAAGTCTTGGATCATAGAAGGATTATAACCTGCACTCACATGAGGACCTGGTAGAGGTATTTCATTCCAATCATTGAAGATCACTCCCCAAAAAATATTTCCCCAAGTATCGTTCAGATTCTGGATCGTTTTGTATTTAGCCTTCAGCCAAAGACGAAATGTTTTGAGAGAAGTTTCAGAATGATCGATGTCCGATCCTTCGTGGCCGATCTCATTGTCTATCTGCCAGCCGATCACTGCTGGATGATTTCCTAAGGCTTGGGCCATCTTAGTCACGACTTTAATCACAGCTTTTCGATAATTCGGAGAAGAAAAACATGCCTGTCTTCTTGTACCTATACTTCTTAAAACTCCATCTCGAACTTGCAGAACGTCAGGATATTTTTTAGCAAGCCAAGGAGGGAATGTGGCCGTAGGGGTACCCAGGATCACATCCATTTTATGTTTTTGAAAGAGATCCAACATCTTCTTCCAAAAAGAAAAATCGAACTTGCCTTCTTTCGGTTCGACTAAGGCCCAAGAAAACTCTGCGAGACGAACTCTGCTCAGTCCCATGCCCTTCATAATACGAATATCTTCTTCCCAATCTTTAGGAGTCCATTGTTCAGGATAATAATCCGCTCCGAAAATCATTCGGTCCTCACAGGTTAAAAAGGTAGAGACGATGATTCTCTTAAGGGAAGATCTTTCCAGAAAGAAAACCGGGAAATACCTTAGAAACTAGGAAAAAATACTGTCTTTTCGATACGATTCAGGGAGAATAGATAAGAACCTCGTCCTGAAAGGTCGGGAACCCTATATTGCATGGAAAACAACGATATATACCATTATGGGATTCTTCCCGACGTTCACTTTCGTTTTTCCTCGGCCGAAATTTCTTACGCAGTAACTGCGGCGTCTAACTTACACGGTTTCGATGACGCAGGAACGGAACTTCTGGCAAGGACGATGCTTGCCGCATTCTTCTTAGCGGATCTAGTAAAAGAAGATACAAAGGTAAGCGTTCAGATCCGTTTTTATGACGATTCGGAGATTCATTCGGTCTTAGCTTATAGTACTCGTAATGGAAGACTTAAGGCAACTTTAAGACATCGACCCGAAGAAGATATAGAATCAGGACAGATCTCAGAGGAAAATTTAGGAATTTTGAAAGTATTCCGTTGGAAAGACGGAGAATGTATTTATCAGTCTATCGTACCTTTTAGAAACCAAAGTTTCGAAACGAATATCGAAAACTACCTGAGAGATTCGGAGCAAGTTCCTTCCTTTTTAGTGGCTTACGTTAAATTGGAAGGTTTGCATTGGAGGATCAAAGGTCTGTTCTTACAAGCATTGCCGGAAGCAAGACCGGAACATATAGATGCAGTTAGAGAATTAGCCGGAAAACTAGAAGAGGAAAAATCCAAAGTTTTCGAAGGAACCGTTTCCCAAGCTTTAGAAATTCTGCAATCTTCTTGGAATACGAAGTTCGAGATACTGGAAACAGGAAGACCGGAATACAGATGTGATTGTTCCGAAGAGAAGATCAAGGAACTCATACAAAATTTAGGAAAAGAAGAAGCAATGGACATTGCAGAAGAGCAAGGACAGATCGAAGTCACCTGCGAATTTTGTAATTCCATCTATAGATTTCCGAAGGCACAGGTCTTAGAGTTATTTTAGAAAACGGAATGTCAGGACGGTTTGAAAATCTTACCTTAGATTCTATAGACATCCCTGTCACAAAACTTGCAGGGATTCTAGCCGTTGTCTGGAAGGAGGGAAAATTTCCCCTCCTTCTTCTTTCCGGAAAAATGGGCTCGGGAAAAACCACATTCGTTTCTAAACTTGTAAAAGCTCTGTTGGATCAACTGAAGCCCGGATTGGATAAATCCAAATTATTCGTTAATTCTCCTACTTACACCTTGATGAATGAGTATCCTTTTCTCGAGATCCGAAATCAATTCGGAGATCCATTGGAGATCTTTCATTTTGATCTGTATCGGATCGGTTCTTCGGAGGAGATCCCAGATCTGGGCTTTGAAGAATATTGGAACGGCAAGGGAATTTCTCTGATAGAATGGTGGGAAAAAGCAGAACCCGAATTTAATGATAGAAAGTTCCGCATTAAAATAAATTTGGAAGAAGCGGACGAGGATACCAGAAATCTGCAGATTACGTTTTTAGGAGAAGAATGGAGAAGGCCCGATCTGCAAATCGAGCCCTTCCTGAAATCGGAGAAAATTTTATGACAAAAATATTATTCTTCGATGCGACTAACTCTTGGATCTTAGCGGGTTGTTATCTTAAAACCGAAGATGGCAAACTCGAAAAAGTTTCCGAATACAGAGAATTACATAACAGGGAATCTTCTCTCTTGCTTATTAAAGAAATTTCCCATTGTTTGAAGGTATCTAATTGGGAAAAACCTGATATAATAGTTACCACTACCGGTCCCGGATCATTCACGGGGATTAGGATCTCAGTGGCAACAGCACGTAACTTTTCGCAAATCTGGAATGTTCCGGTTTTGGGAATCGATAGTTTAGAATTGTACACCTGCCAGTATTATGCGGAATCGGAATCTTCCGTTTGTGTAGGAATAGAAGCGAAACAAGGAAAAATTTATTTCGGTCTAAGAGACTCCAGAGGTTATTGGGGCACCTTGGACATTGCTCCGGATCTGATCCCGGAAACCATCCCGGAAGATAGGATAGGCTCTTATCTTACCGGAATTAAGTTCAGTGACTCTCCCGAATTTTTTGCGGGAACAAATATGAAAGAGAATCTTCCTTCGCCGGAAGCGAGTTTGTTGGAGAAGTCCGGTGATATCAAAAAGGCGTTATCGAAGCCGGAAGATCATTCGTATTTGCATTTGGTTCCGAATTATCTGAGAGGAACGTACGCTGATGATAAGCCTAAGGTATATTATACATGACACAAAAAAAGAAAATAGTTAAACAAACACTAACAAAGAAAAAAACAAAAATCAGAGAGAACGGTGAAAAGAACCAAGGACCACAAAAATCCAACTCCAAAAAATCGGATGAGAAAGATCTAAAAAAAAGTATCCGAGAAGCAAAGGAGAAGGTCTCCAAAAAGAAAAAGGATCATAAGTCTTCCCGCTCCAA is from Leptospira sp. WS58.C1 and encodes:
- a CDS encoding beta-galactosidase, giving the protein MIFGADYYPEQWTPKDWEEDIRIMKGMGLSRVRLAEFSWALVEPKEGKFDFSFWKKMLDLFQKHKMDVILGTPTATFPPWLAKKYPDVLQVRDGVLRSIGTRRQACFSSPNYRKAVIKVVTKMAQALGNHPAVIGWQIDNEIGHEGSDIDHSETSLKTFRLWLKAKYKTIQNLNDTWGNIFWGVIFNDWNEIPLPGPHVSAGYNPSMIQDFYRFHSDTIVDFVKLQSDIVRKFSPNRKLTTNLYPSPFLPVIDMSELFTHLDYVSWDNYPTWGDQEEPFPHPFISAMHQYNRGLKDLPFTVMEQISGFQGHDTLGYLPAPGQVQLWMKQAIVQGAEQIIFFRYRTARFGQEQLCYGILDHDKSLTDRYLELQRGISEILPEANDFASEHFPADVAVLHDIENARNFKHQPISSGLKHSPVPFAQVGYDIEMATWFAGLNILNVNTHFLPVSKTDFSKYKVLVLPLYAMVNDSIVKKLEQFVREGGILILGYRAGLKDKNSWMLDSQVPGPFSEMAGVKVRKFEAVGNRNVNFRFRVLPGTCSKICEILEPTTAKVWARYSDNKKFYKGKPVITCNRFGKGSVVYVGASLSPISFMLLYRRTLRMAGIPFTFYGPTIERSFRKGKSENYEIFINHSGKKTFAGFKLLKPYEVRILPKKKK
- a CDS encoding Hsp33 family molecular chaperone HslO; translation: MENNDIYHYGILPDVHFRFSSAEISYAVTAASNLHGFDDAGTELLARTMLAAFFLADLVKEDTKVSVQIRFYDDSEIHSVLAYSTRNGRLKATLRHRPEEDIESGQISEENLGILKVFRWKDGECIYQSIVPFRNQSFETNIENYLRDSEQVPSFLVAYVKLEGLHWRIKGLFLQALPEARPEHIDAVRELAGKLEEEKSKVFEGTVSQALEILQSSWNTKFEILETGRPEYRCDCSEEKIKELIQNLGKEEAMDIAEEQGQIEVTCEFCNSIYRFPKAQVLELF
- the tsaE gene encoding tRNA (adenosine(37)-N6)-threonylcarbamoyltransferase complex ATPase subunit type 1 TsaE — encoded protein: MSGRFENLTLDSIDIPVTKLAGILAVVWKEGKFPLLLLSGKMGSGKTTFVSKLVKALLDQLKPGLDKSKLFVNSPTYTLMNEYPFLEIRNQFGDPLEIFHFDLYRIGSSEEIPDLGFEEYWNGKGISLIEWWEKAEPEFNDRKFRIKINLEEADEDTRNLQITFLGEEWRRPDLQIEPFLKSEKIL
- the tsaB gene encoding tRNA (adenosine(37)-N6)-threonylcarbamoyltransferase complex dimerization subunit type 1 TsaB, with protein sequence MTKILFFDATNSWILAGCYLKTEDGKLEKVSEYRELHNRESSLLLIKEISHCLKVSNWEKPDIIVTTTGPGSFTGIRISVATARNFSQIWNVPVLGIDSLELYTCQYYAESESSVCVGIEAKQGKIYFGLRDSRGYWGTLDIAPDLIPETIPEDRIGSYLTGIKFSDSPEFFAGTNMKENLPSPEASLLEKSGDIKKALSKPEDHSYLHLVPNYLRGTYADDKPKVYYT